From Parasteatoda tepidariorum isolate YZ-2023 chromosome 1, CAS_Ptep_4.0, whole genome shotgun sequence, one genomic window encodes:
- the LOC139426797 gene encoding uncharacterized protein — protein MTLHKLCANHVKLAPDSECDYNFATLIETKTLGVSWKPILDCFLFRVKVCLENSYTKRDVLSTIAKLFDPIGLMAPVIAKAKIFLQRLWRIKMDWNDSLPDEEYREWHQFLVSLESINNIEIPRRIFITIPKSVEIHGFADASQQCYGAAVYCKSKNSMNETLISLITSKSRAAPIKSLTIPRLELCAAVLLLKLVKRVVAALKLETVEIYLWTDSMIVLAWLQKETIDLKTFVQNRVATVQELFPNQRWRHVPTDENPADLVSRGVDPDKLPHNNLWFHGPMFLAKNDYPNRTINCSEKHNEYYSELRNSTNGDFEDFLSVLNIHTNNFINDLLDLSNNYITILRVESFLFRLIYNCKNPDARKIGPLLVSEVNAAEIWLIKCLQRSEFPEEIKSLEKGKPVPRNSKLSSLCVFLDKNKLMRVGGRLSLSDLPVNSIFPIILPGKNSLTTMILRYCHLKYLHLGPQALLYQVRQKFWPLNGRNNCRTIVHSCITCFKNKPVMSNQIMADLPKERTRPNYPFNITGIDFCGPFSIKFKNQRKGVTNKV, from the coding sequence ATGACACTACACAAGCTCTGCGCCAATCACGTGAAACTAGCACCAGATTCTGAATGTGATTATAATTTTGCAACGTTAATAGAGACAAAAACTTTAGGTGTATCCTGGAAACCAATTTTAGATTGTTTTCTATTCAGAGTAAAGGTATGCTTGGAGAATTCTTACACAAAACGTGACGTTTTGTCCACTATTGCCAAGCTCTTCGACCCGATTGGTCTAATGGCACCGGTAATAGCAAAGGCAAAGATTTTCCTTCAGCGTTTGTGGAGAATCAAAATGGACTGGAATGACTCTTTACCAGATGAAGAATATCGAGAGTGGCATCAATTTCTAGTGTCTTTAGAGAGCATCAACAATATAGAGATTCCAAGACGCATCTTCATCACTATTCCAAAAAGTGTAGAAATCCATGGCTTCGCTGATGCATCTCAGCAATGTTATGGTGCAGCAGTCTACtgtaaatctaaaaattcaatgaatgaGACTTTGATTAGTTTGATAACGAGCAAATCAAGAGCTGCGCCTATAAAAAGTCTGACTATCCCAAGACTTGAGTTATGTGCTGCTGTTCTTCTGTTAAAACTTGTGAAACGAGTTGTTGCTGCGTTAAAGTTAGAAACTGTTGAAATATACCTTTGGACAGACTCTATGATAGTTCTAGCGTGGCTTCAAAAAGAAACCATAGATTTAAAAACCTTTGTTCAAAACAGAGTGGCCACAGTACAAGAACTATTTCCTAATCAGCGATGGAGACATGTACCAACTGATGAAAATCCTGCAGATTTAGTTTCACGAGGTGTTGATCCTGATAAACTTCCACATAACAACTTATGGTTTCATGGTCCGATGTTTCTTGCCAAAAATGACTATCCAAATCGAACTATAAATTGTAGTGAGAAACACAATGAGTACTATTCAGAACTAAGAAACTCCACCAATGGAGACTTTGAGGACTTTCTGTCTGTGCTTAATATCcatactaataattttataaatgatttactTGATTTAAGCAATAACTATATAACTATTTTACGTGTTGAGAGTTTTCTTTTCAGATTAATTTACAATTGTAAAAATCCAGATGCAAGAAAAATTGGTCCCTTGTTAGTAAGTGAAGTAAATGCAGCTGAAATTTGGttgataaaatgtttacaaCGAAGTGAGTTCCCAGAGGAAATCAAAAGCTTGGAAAAGGGTAAGCCTGTTCCGAGGAACAGTAAGTTGTCTTCCTTGTGTGTTTTTCTAGATAAAAATAAGCTGATGAGAGTTGGTGGTAGATTATCTCTGTCTGACTTGCCTGTTAATTCTATTTTCCCCATCATTTTACCGGGTAAGAATTCCTTAACCACCATGATTTTGAgatattgtcatttaaaatatttgcacttgGGACCACAAGCATTATTATATCAAGTTCGACAAAAGTTCTGGCCTCTTAACGGTAGAAATAATTGTAGGACAATTGTACATAGTTGTAtcacatgttttaaaaacaaacctgTTATGAGTAATCAAATAATGGCTGATCTACCAAAGGAGCGCACAAGACCTAATTATCCATTTAACATCACGGGAATTGATTTTTGTGGCCCATTTTCTATTAAGTTCAAAAACCAGAGAAAAGGGGTCACAAATAAGGTTTAG